GGTTTCCTGGAAACCCTGCACAGCAGCATCGCCAGCTTTTTCGATGTTCCAGTTCGATACTCGCTCGTTCGACTGCGCCAGCTTGAACACAATGCTGCGGTTCGCCTTTTGGCTGTAGCGGTACTGATGATAGCCGCAGCGCAGGGTAGAAGTCAGGCGGACCTGCACGCCGTAGTCTTGCAACGTAACGCCGTAGAAGCCGGGCGAGGCAGTTTCGGTCGATTTAGAAAAGCGGGAGGAGTAGTCACCTTTGGCGTTGGCCGCTCCCACTACCGGCAGAATGGGCAAATGGCACAGGTTCCAGTGGCCTTTGTTGGTGTGGGTGAAGGCATAAATGACGGAGTCCTCGTAGTCGTAGCCAGCACCGGTGTGAAACTCGGTGATGGGGCTCAGCTGCACCATGGCATTGGGGACCGAGCTACCCGGAAACACAAGGCCGGCCCACACGCCGCGCCAGTCTTTGGGCGGCGCGTAGCCGATGGTCTTGGGGTCGTTGAACGGCGCCGTGCCCATAAATGGGTTTGCGTACTGCAAGGGGCCACCTTGCGTTTTGCCGCTACTCGTCTTATCGCTGCCATTCTGCGGAGTGGTTTTGGCGCAGGAGAAGGCGCCCAGGGCCGATAACAGAATCAAGTAGCTCTTCCGCTTAATCATTGAATTAGGGTAGAAGGGTAATAGAATGGTTACGAAAGCGGCGTAGCAACGCAATTCCTTTTGTCGCTACGCCGCCAAGAAAACCTAGGTAGTAAGGCCTACAGCACCTTGCGCGCCTGCAAGTCCGCCATAATTTCCAGCATCATCACGCCGCTCATTTCGGTAGAAGCATCAACGGAACTGCCGGGAAGGCTGGTCCAGTTGGTATTGAAAATGAACTGCGGTTTGCGAGTGCCGCGCTTATATAGGCTCTCACCGTTGAACTTCAGGAAGGACACGTAGCTAGCCTTGTTGGCCGCACTAACGGCTGCCTCATTCGACAGCAGGTTCAGGTAGCGCACCAAAATGCCCTTGAACAAACCACCATCGCCGTTACCTTCCTCCTTAAGAATGCCGCCGGGTGAAAGTTGGCTGTCGTTGAGCACATAGCTAGCCGTGCGCGTGGCGTCATCGAGGTAGGTAGACTGCTGCGTGGCGCGGTACAAGGCTAGGCCGGCCCCGATGAAGGTGCCTTGGTTGTAAGTGAAGCGCCAGTCCTTGTCAATCTGGTTGTCGCCCTGCCGGTTGATGCCGTCCCACACGGCCCCTGAGGTAGGGTCTACCAGCTTCGACTTTTCCCAAGCGTAGATCTTCTGCGCCCATGCTAGGTCGTCGGGGTTGCGGTCGAGGCTGTAGAGGCGGGCGGCCAAGATGGCGGCGGGGGCATTGGCCGGCGTGTTCTTGTAGCTGCGCTGCGACTTTTTCCACGCGATACCACCGCCCTGCTGGTCATTCCACCCTAACTTGATATCAGCCCACAGCAGATTAGCGGTGTTCTTGTAGTCAGGGTCCTGTGTCAGCTCGAAAGCCCGCAAACAGGCCAGCGCCTGCCACTCCATGTCGTCGTAAAACTCGTTCAGGTACGTGTTGCCGTTCTTGGCTTTGGCGCCCTGTTGCAGCTGCCGCATACGGCCTAGGTAGTCGGCGCTCTTGGTGCGCTGATAGGCGTCGGTGAGTACATCGAGGCCGTGGGCCTGCCACCAGTAGTTGAAAGAGGCATCGCCAGCGTTGTTTTTCTGGTAATACTGAGCCGTAGGCGACCAAAAGCCCTGCTGTAGGGCCGCCTGCGCCGAGTCGGCGCGGGCGGCCCAGTTGGCCACCGCCGCAGCGGGTGGGGGCGTGGGTGGCGTGATATCGTCATCCACAGGGTCGCTGCAGGCGGGCAGCAGTAGCAGGCTCAGCAGAGCGCAGCTACCAGCCCGCAGCAGGGTATGGCGCATCGAAAAGATTGACTGACTCATACCTAGGTTAGCGCACCGTTATTTGGTGAGTATAGGGGCCGTCCGGCTGCATCTTCACCGTGACATCAACACTCTTCTTGTCGACTTCTGTCTGGAACTTGAAGGAGTAATCGTACTGCACATCGGGGCCGGGCACCAGGTAGAAGTAAGAGGCCGGCGAGGAAGCAGTGGCGCGCTGGTTGTCGGAGTTGGTGCTGCCGAAATACTGTTTGCTGGTAGTACCGGCCGCGTTCTTCTGGGTGAACAGGAACTTGTAG
This Hymenobacter sp. GOD-10R DNA region includes the following protein-coding sequences:
- a CDS encoding glycoside hydrolase family 76 protein → MSQSIFSMRHTLLRAGSCALLSLLLLPACSDPVDDDITPPTPPPAAAVANWAARADSAQAALQQGFWSPTAQYYQKNNAGDASFNYWWQAHGLDVLTDAYQRTKSADYLGRMRQLQQGAKAKNGNTYLNEFYDDMEWQALACLRAFELTQDPDYKNTANLLWADIKLGWNDQQGGGIAWKKSQRSYKNTPANAPAAILAARLYSLDRNPDDLAWAQKIYAWEKSKLVDPTSGAVWDGINRQGDNQIDKDWRFTYNQGTFIGAGLALYRATQQSTYLDDATRTASYVLNDSQLSPGGILKEEGNGDGGLFKGILVRYLNLLSNEAAVSAANKASYVSFLKFNGESLYKRGTRKPQFIFNTNWTSLPGSSVDASTEMSGVMMLEIMADLQARKVL